The region TGAAGCTCCTAGATAATATAAGTAGTTTAGTTAAGTGCTTATAGCATAATAGTTTGTCATATAAGTGATTATTTCTAATAGGAAGCTAGAGCTTTGTTAGGACGACTTGAGTATCAGAAAGGAAACATTGAAGCTGCACTTCATGTGTTTGAAGGAATAGACATTGCTGCTGTTATTCCCAAGATGAAAATCTCTATATCTAGAAGATGTGAATCGAATAATAAAAGCCGTCCCGAAAATGATTCTGTGCCTTCTATGTCATTACATGCTGTTAGTTTACTTCTTGAAGCTGTTTTTCTTAAGGCTAAATCATTGAAGACTCTTGGAAGGTTTCAAGGTGATTAATTTTTCTAAATTATTACGTCGATATGTCAGTATCAATATTGTGTCTGGTGTCTGTGTCTGAGTGAGTCAGAATAATGTGTCAATATGGTGTTTTTGTTTGTGTCAATGCGTTTTCACTTTCTGGTTTGCGACTGTAATTTAATGAATTTTTGCAGAAGctgctcaatcatgcaaaacaaTTTTAGACACTATTGAATCTGCATTACCAGAAGGCTGGCCTGAAAACTTTGTTTCAGATTGTAAATTACAAGAGACGGTAACAAAGGCGGTTGAACTGCTTCCGGAGCTATGGAGCCTTGCAGGTTCACCTCAAGATGTTGTTTTATCATTTAGGAAAGCCTTGCTTTATCATTGGAATCTTGACATTGAAGCAACTGCAAGAATACAAAAGGAATttgctttgtttcttttatacAGCGGCTACGAAGCGGACTCTCCTCCGCTTCGTTCTCAGTTGGACGGTTCCTTTGTGCCGAGAAATAACATAGAAGAAGCGGTTCTTCTGCTTCGGATTCTGCtgagaaaaaaatcaaaagatCCTTCGGTAATCCATCACCTTTCTTTTGCTCTTAGTGTTTGTAGTGAATTCATGACACTAGCACAGCATGTTGAGGAATTGCTTCCAGAAACCATGGAGAGAAGAGGAAGATACTATAGTCTATCTCTTTGTTACTGCGGCGAAGGCGAGAATATGGTTGCTTTGGATCTTTTGAGGAACTTTTTGAATAATAAAGAAAACTCAGTATACTCAGATTGCATAGAGGAATTGCTTTTAGCTTCGAAAATTTGTGCAGACAATAAGGTTTGTGTCGAAGACGGAATCAGATTTTCCAGCAAAGCCATTTCTCAGATGAATGGAAAATGCAATCAAATGGAAGCTATTGCAAATTGTTTACTAGGTGTTCTACTGTTAGCGAAATCCAAGTCAGTTTCTTCTGAATCAGAGAAAGTTTTGATACAATCTCAAGCATTCAGTGCTCTAAAAGCTTCTGAAAGAATGATGGAGGCTAGTGATCCAAATCCTTACATTGTTCATCATCTTTGTCTAGAATATGCGGAGCACAGGAAGCTTAGAATCGCTTACGATCAAGCAAAGAAATTGATTAAGCTTGAAGGTGGATCTAGTATTAGTGGATATATACTACTAGCAAGGATTTTATCAGCTCAAAAAAAGTTTTTCGATGCCGAGATTGTTATCGATGCTGCGTTAGAACAAAGTGGAAAATGGAATCAAGGAGAATTATTGAGGACTAAAGCTAAGATTCAGTTTGCACAGGGAAGATTGAAAAATGCTACTGAGACATACACTTTTCTTCTTGCTGTTCTTCAAGTCCAAAACAAAAACCTTGGAAATGCAAATAAGGCAATCAAGGTAAGATACACATTCATCAAATAAGGCTTGAATAACAGTACTCTAACACAATGTTACTTCTCTTATGTACAGTGTAAGCGAAATCGCGACAGAAGACTAGAAATGGAAGTGTGGCATGATTTAACCGATGTATATACAGCCTTGTCGCAATGGTGTGATGCTGAAGTTTGTCTTGCCAAATCTGAAGCTATTAATCCCTATTCTGCTTCTAGATGGCACATGACAGGTATTTATTGAGATTAAGATATTAACGATATTCTTCATATAGCAGAGTTGATCATAAGTAAGGTTTATTCAGGTATACTTTATGAAGCAAAAGGTTTACATCAAGAAGCAATGAAATCATATAGAAAAGCATTGGATATTGATCCCAACCATGTTCCGAGTTTGATATCAACAGCTTGTGTTCTGAGAAAACTTGGTGGTCaatcatcatcatcttcaattgTTAGAAGCCTTCTTATTGAGGCATTAAGGCTTGACAGAACAAACTCATCTGCATGGTACAATCTTGGACTTGTCTACAAAGATGATTTGGGAACATCGGCATTGGAGGCTGCTGAATGCTTTGAGGCAGCGGTTTTTCTTGAAGAATCTTGTCCCGTTGAACCCTTTAGATAAcactttcttttcttttcttttttggTGTGCTTGTAAAGTTTGTTTATTAAATCTTTTTTTACATATAAATGAAATAGTTAAAGGTGAAAGAAGTACTAAGATAAATGCTTCATATTCATACAAAATTTACATTATTTTGGTAGTTTGTTCCATCAAACCTTGAGAAAATTGTCATTACTGTTTATACAAACGGACAGAATTTTTTGGATAATGATAAGCGAAAACGACGTTCTTTATAGGGGTTAAAGCAACAACTTTTATAGGACTAGCTACGTTATAAAAGGAATGGTGGTAGTGATGTGTGTAGGGTACGTTTGTTTTAACTTTTATACTACAAGTATCTAAT is a window of Lathyrus oleraceus cultivar Zhongwan6 chromosome 6, CAAS_Psat_ZW6_1.0, whole genome shotgun sequence DNA encoding:
- the LOC127097098 gene encoding protein NPGR2 → MFQKSSMRRKLKKMMKCVCSRDRLSVDEMNYSSESLATRDYSATASGYSSRPGENETKVEDNGNIEEAETSLRESGYLNYEEARALLGRLEYQKGNIEAALHVFEGIDIAAVIPKMKISISRRCESNNKSRPENDSVPSMSLHAVSLLLEAVFLKAKSLKTLGRFQEAAQSCKTILDTIESALPEGWPENFVSDCKLQETVTKAVELLPELWSLAGSPQDVVLSFRKALLYHWNLDIEATARIQKEFALFLLYSGYEADSPPLRSQLDGSFVPRNNIEEAVLLLRILLRKKSKDPSVIHHLSFALSVCSEFMTLAQHVEELLPETMERRGRYYSLSLCYCGEGENMVALDLLRNFLNNKENSVYSDCIEELLLASKICADNKVCVEDGIRFSSKAISQMNGKCNQMEAIANCLLGVLLLAKSKSVSSESEKVLIQSQAFSALKASERMMEASDPNPYIVHHLCLEYAEHRKLRIAYDQAKKLIKLEGGSSISGYILLARILSAQKKFFDAEIVIDAALEQSGKWNQGELLRTKAKIQFAQGRLKNATETYTFLLAVLQVQNKNLGNANKAIKCKRNRDRRLEMEVWHDLTDVYTALSQWCDAEVCLAKSEAINPYSASRWHMTGILYEAKGLHQEAMKSYRKALDIDPNHVPSLISTACVLRKLGGQSSSSSIVRSLLIEALRLDRTNSSAWYNLGLVYKDDLGTSALEAAECFEAAVFLEESCPVEPFR